A segment of the Bacillus licheniformis DSM 13 = ATCC 14580 genome:
ATCAGATCGGCGAGAGCCAACGGGCCCATCGGATGGTTCATGCCAAGCTTCATGATTCCGTCTATGCTTTCTTTCTCGGCGATGCCTTCATAAAGTGCAAAAACCGCCTCATTAATCATCGGCATTAAGATGCGGTTGGAGATAAATCCCGGGAAATCCCGCACCTCTATCGGAACCTTGTTCATCCGCTCCGCCGCAGCCACGACGGTTTCATATGTTTCGCCGCTCGTCTCAAGCCCCCTGATGACTTCGACAAGCTGCATGACGGGAACCGGGTTCATAAAATGCATGCCGATGACGTTTTGAGGTTTTTTTGTGACGGCAGCAAGTTCCGTAATCGACAGGGACGATGTATTTGATGCCAATATCGCTGAGTCTTCGGTCACTTCATCAAGCCGCGTGAAAATGTCTTTTTTTACGTCCATTTGTTCAACAGCCGCTTCAATGATGAGAAAAGCTTCCCGCGCTTCGTCGAGCGCAGCCGACGGAGAAAGGCGCTGGTAGATTTGCTTCACATCTTCATGCGGCAGCTTGCCTTTTTCCGCCTGTCTGAAAAGCTGGCCGGAAATGCGCTTCATTCCTTTTTCAATTTGTTCAGGTGATACGTCATACATGTAAACATTGTATCCGGCCTGGGCAGAGACCTGAGCGATCCCGGACCCCATCTGGCCGGCTCCGATGACCATGATCGTGTCTTTTTTCATCTGAAATCCCCCTTTTTATACCTCGATCATCACGGCGTCTCCCTGGCCGCCGCCGCTGCAAATGGCAGCAATCCCTATACCGCCGCCGCGCCGTTTTAATTCGTACATAAGCGTTAAAATGATTCTTGCTCCGCTCGCGCCGATCGGATGGCCGATCGCAATGGCGCCGCCGTTGACATTGACCTTCTCCATGTCAAGACCCGCGATCTTTCCGCTTGCCAAAGCAACCGCAGCGAAAGCTTCATTGATTTCAAACAGTTTGATATCAGAAAGCTCAGCTCCCGTTTTGTTAAGCAGTTCTCTGATGACAAGCCCGGGGGTTTTCGGAAAGTCTTTTGCTTCGACTGCAATTGATGTGTGCGCTTTAATGACGGCCGGCGCCTTCACATTGAGTTCCTTTGCCTTGTCTTCATTCATCACGATAAGTGAGCATGCCCCATCATTTACCCCCGGCGCGTTTCCCGCCGTAATTGTCCCATTATGGTCAAAAACCGGGGCAAGCTTTGACAGCCTTTCCATTGACGTGTCGCGCCGCGGTGCTTCATCTTGATCGACCGTTAATTCGCCGTCCCGCTTCTCTTGGATGCTGACCGGGACGATCTCTTCTCCTAGCGCGCCTGAATCCGCAGCGTGTACGGCTCGCATGTGGCTCCTGAGCGCCCACCGATCCTGCTCTTCCCTAGCAATCTCCAACTCTTTCGCAGCGGCATTTCCGTAGGAGCCCATGTGAACGCCCGTAAATGAGCATGTCAGCCCGTCTGCGATCATCAAATCTTTAACCGCCCCGTCTCCCATCCTCAGCCCCCACCTCGCTTTTTGAAGCAAATAAGGGGCGTTTGACATCGATTCCATACCTCCGGCGGCAATGACCTCCGCATCACCGGCCCTGATGATCTGATCCGCCATTGTGACGCTTCTTAAACCTGAAGCGCACACTTTATTAATCGTTTCCGTTTTGACGTCCCACGGGAGTCCCGCAAAACGCGCGGCCTGCCTCGACGGCAGCTGCCCCTGTCCGCCTTGAAGTACGGAGCCCATGATGACTTCATCGACATCCTCAGGATTTACACCGGAACGTTTTAATGCCTCTTTTACGGCGATTCCGCCGAGCTCCGCAGCCGTCTTTGACTGAAGCGCGCCCCCGAGTTTTCCAAAAGGCGTGCGTGCGCCGCCTGCAATAACTGATCTCGCCACCTGACATCCTCTCCCCTTATCATGATTTGTACATACCGAAGATAAAAGAAGGCGGAGATCCGGCTCACACCTTCTTTATTTAAAACCTGAAATCCGTCTATGAGGCATGTTCTTTTTGCTCTGACCCGAATACGGCGCGTTCAAGCAGCTCCGCTACATCATACGTGCCGACCTGATCCTCCAATTCCTTGGCTTTTGTTCCGTCGCCGAGCATCGTCAAACAGTAAGGACAGCCCGAGCTGATGACAGAAGGTGATGTGCTGAGCGCCTGCTCCGTTCTGGCAACGTTGATCCTCGCGCCCGCCTCTTCCTCCATCCACATGAGGCCGCCCCCCGCTCCGCAGCACATTCCGTTTTCACGGCTGCGCTCCATTTCCGCTAAACGGATGCCCGGAATGGAGCGGAGAATAGCGCGCGGCGGATCGTAAACCTCGTTGTAGCGGCCCAAATAGCATGAATCATGAAAGGTGACGGTTTCGTGAACCGGAAACTCAGGTTTCAGCTTTCCTTCTTCAATGAGGGCAGCAAGAATTTCTGTATGATGATAAACTTCCGCTTTCAGACCAAAATCAGGATATTCATTTTTGAAAATATTGTATGCATGCGGGTCGATAGTTACAATTTTTTGAACATCATTTTTTTCAAATTCCTCAATGTTTTTTGCAGCTAGCTCCTGGAATAAAAACTCGTTGCCAAGCCGTCTCGGCGTATCGCCTGAATTTTTTTCTTTATTGCCTAATATCGCGAACGTGACCCCGGCTTGATTGAGGAGGCGAGCGAAAGCCATGGCGATCTTCTGGCTTCTCCGGTCATACGATCCCATCGACCCGACCCAAAACAGGTATTCAAAGGACTCGCCTTTTTTCTTCATTTCTTTTACTGTCGGCACCTCAACATCGTCTCTTATATCACGCCAGTTTTCACGTTCTTTTCGGTTTAATCCCCAAGGGTTCCCCTGCCTTTCAATGCTCGTCATGGCGCGTTGGGCATCTGCATCCATTTTTCCTTCTGTGAGCACGAGATAGCGGCGGAGATCGATGATCTTATCGACGTGCTCATTCATGACCGGGCACTGATCTTCACAATTCCGGCATGTTGTGCAGGCCCAAATTTCTTCTTCTGTGATGATGTCGCCGATTAAGCTCGGGTTGTAAAGTTCTGAAGCAGCCGCTTCCCTTGACCCTTCTCCCCCTGCCGCCATGGCCAGCTGGTTGCCTTTCGTATGCTGAAAGAGCGGTGCGGGTACCCAAGGCGTTCTCGATGTCACTGCTGCTCCCTTTTCTGTCAAATGGTCTCTGAGCCGCAAAATCAGATCCATCGGCGAAAGCATCTTGCCTGTTCCTGTAGCCGGGCACATATTGGTACAGCGCCCGCATTCCACGCATGCGTAAAGGTCGATCAGCTGGGACTGCCTGAATTCCTCGATCCGTCCGACGCCGAACGTTTCTTTTGTTTCATCTTCAAAATCGATTTTTTGAAGCTTTCCCGGGTTTGTCAGCCGGCTGAAAAATACGTTTGC
Coding sequences within it:
- a CDS encoding acetyl-CoA C-acetyltransferase — translated: MARSVIAGGARTPFGKLGGALQSKTAAELGGIAVKEALKRSGVNPEDVDEVIMGSVLQGGQGQLPSRQAARFAGLPWDVKTETINKVCASGLRSVTMADQIIRAGDAEVIAAGGMESMSNAPYLLQKARWGLRMGDGAVKDLMIADGLTCSFTGVHMGSYGNAAAKELEIAREEQDRWALRSHMRAVHAADSGALGEEIVPVSIQEKRDGELTVDQDEAPRRDTSMERLSKLAPVFDHNGTITAGNAPGVNDGACSLIVMNEDKAKELNVKAPAVIKAHTSIAVEAKDFPKTPGLVIRELLNKTGAELSDIKLFEINEAFAAVALASGKIAGLDMEKVNVNGGAIAIGHPIGASGARIILTLMYELKRRGGGIGIAAICSGGGQGDAVMIEV
- a CDS encoding (Fe-S)-binding protein translates to MNVLLSLNFIAFLGVTVYAVYLFVYLIRTRISYIRLGQKEDFDKRTKERLQKIWENVFGQKKLLKDKKSGIIHVMFFYGFILVQFGAIDFILKGLVPDQGIPLGGVYPAFTFFQEIVTLMILIAVVWAFHRRYIEKLVRLKRNFKSGIVLMLIGGLMFTVLLGNGMNMIWHEHSLSWHEPMASGIAFAFGFMGETASAAVFYAAWWAHLLILLTFLVYVPQSKHAHLIAGPANVFFSRLTNPGKLQKIDFEDETKETFGVGRIEEFRQSQLIDLYACVECGRCTNMCPATGTGKMLSPMDLILRLRDHLTEKGAAVTSRTPWVPAPLFQHTKGNQLAMAAGGEGSREAAASELYNPSLIGDIITEEEIWACTTCRNCEDQCPVMNEHVDKIIDLRRYLVLTEGKMDADAQRAMTSIERQGNPWGLNRKERENWRDIRDDVEVPTVKEMKKKGESFEYLFWVGSMGSYDRRSQKIAMAFARLLNQAGVTFAILGNKEKNSGDTPRRLGNEFLFQELAAKNIEEFEKNDVQKIVTIDPHAYNIFKNEYPDFGLKAEVYHHTEILAALIEEGKLKPEFPVHETVTFHDSCYLGRYNEVYDPPRAILRSIPGIRLAEMERSRENGMCCGAGGGLMWMEEEAGARINVARTEQALSTSPSVISSGCPYCLTMLGDGTKAKELEDQVGTYDVAELLERAVFGSEQKEHAS
- a CDS encoding 3-hydroxybutyryl-CoA dehydrogenase codes for the protein MKKDTIMVIGAGQMGSGIAQVSAQAGYNVYMYDVSPEQIEKGMKRISGQLFRQAEKGKLPHEDVKQIYQRLSPSAALDEAREAFLIIEAAVEQMDVKKDIFTRLDEVTEDSAILASNTSSLSITELAAVTKKPQNVIGMHFMNPVPVMQLVEVIRGLETSGETYETVVAAAERMNKVPIEVRDFPGFISNRILMPMINEAVFALYEGIAEKESIDGIMKLGMNHPMGPLALADLIGLDTCLYIMETLHEGFGDDKYRPCPLLKQYVSAGRLGKKTGRGFYTYEKQPT